The following are from one region of the Salvia splendens isolate huo1 chromosome 2, SspV2, whole genome shotgun sequence genome:
- the LOC121761731 gene encoding GTP-binding nuclear protein Ran2 — translation MALPNQQTVDYPSFKLVIVGDGGTGKTTFVKRHLTGEFEKKYEPTIGVEVHPLDFFTNCGKIRFYCWDTAGQEKFGGLRDGYYIHGQCAIIMFDVTARLTYKNVPTWHRDLCRVCENIPIVLCGNKVDVKNRQVKAKQVTFHRKKNLQYYEISAKSNYNFEKPFLYLARKLAGDSSLHFVESPALAPPEVQIDLAAQQLHEQELARAANEPLPDDDDESFD, via the exons ATG GCTTTGCCGAATCAGCAGACTGTGGATtaccctagcttcaagcttgtGATTGTTGGAGATGGTGGAACTG GGAAAACTACATTTGTGAAGAGGCATCTCACTGGTGAATTCGAGAAGAAATATGAAC CAACAATCGGTGTGGAGGTTCATCCATTGGATTTCTTCACCAACTGTGGGAAAATCCGATTTTATTGCTGGGACACTGCTGGTCAAGAGAAATTTGGTGGGCTTAGGGATGGATACTA TATCCATGGCCAATGTGCCATCATTATGTTTGATGTGACAGCTCGATTGACTTACAAGAATGTTCCGACTTGGCACCGTGATCTCTGCCG GGTCTGTGAAAATATCCCAATTGTGCTGTGTGGGAACAAAGTTGATGTCAAGAACAGGCAGGTGAAAGCAAAACAAGTTACATTCCATAGGAAGAAGAACTTGCAGTACTATGAAATCTCAGCTAAGAGTAACTACAACTTCGAGAAGCCTTTCTTGTATCTGGCCAGGAAGCTTGCTGG TGATTCTTCCCTACACTTTGTTGAGTCACCGGCCCTGGCTCCTCCTGAGGTTCAAATTGATTTAGCTGCCCAGCAACT GCATGAACAAGAGCTTGCTCGGGCAGCTAACGAGCCTCTtcctgatgatgatgatgagtcCTTTGACTAA